Genomic segment of Apium graveolens cultivar Ventura chromosome 7, ASM990537v1, whole genome shotgun sequence:
TTAAGTTTATAAATCAATATAATATTGTAAATCACGTAACTAATattattaacttctaaaaatatataaaatatatatttcaattattatatcatttctatgtaaataattattaattagttaaattaaaaaatcATCGTTAATCATCTATGTCATTTTGGTAACACATTTTGACTATACCGCAACATCAAAAAATAGGGGTTGAGATAGGCATGAGTTTAGAAGGCTATTATTACACTTTTGTTTGCAACCCTAGTGTGAACGGTTACGGAATCCAATCTATGGCGAAGTGACAATACTCAAAATAACCCATAGCATTGATAACACTCATTTAAATTTTGCGTTTACACTACGGCATAAACGGCCTTCTACCACATAATTACGTGATGTTGCCGTAGATAATGTTACAGTAGCTATATGATAATGTACCATACTGCaacatattttaattatgttagcATAGGTCTCGTAAAGTGTTGCCAAtacatatattaataaaaatattcattttttattaaaaataaataagtaaatgCTGATGTGGCAGAGCTGGGTCCCCAAACTGCTAACGTGACAGGTGGGTCCCCATGTGGGCCTCACCCTGTTGACGTCGCAGTGGGACCCTACTGATGTGGCAGGGGGTCCCCCATGTGGGCCCCACTCTGCTGACGTGGCAGAAATTTTGCACTACCAAGGATTTGAACCCAAGACCTCCTACAGAACAAAGTTGAGTGCAAACCACTACACCAAGGAAGACAATGTGTTTTATTCCACATTATTTAAATATAACCTTATAGAAATAATTCATTTCTACTTAAATTAAAGGCTCTTTTAACtcctttaatttttttaaaataaaattttcgacGATCCttccgtacggatgttaaaaacaatcgattttaggtgtgtaccatcattattataatttttttaatatttattttacaagattttatatcagtcaaaGTAGTCAAAATAGACCAAGCCTTGTTTGCGCtactgtcccgaatgaagtatcgatgcttttaaaataaaatttcgacgatccgtccgtacgaatgttaaaaacaatcgattttaggcgtgtaccatcattattatgttttttatttttattttgcgagattttatatcagtcaaaGTAGTCATAATAGACCAAGGCCTGTTTGCGCTGCtatcccgaatgaagtatcgatgcttttaaaataaaatttcgacgatccgtccgtacggatgttaaaaacaatcgattttaggtacgtaccatcattattagctttttttatatttattttgcgagattttatatcagtcaaaGCAGTCATAATAGACCAAGGCCTGTTTACGCTgctgtcccgaatgaagtatcgatgcttttaaaataaaattttgacgatccatccgtacggatgttaaaaacaATTAATTTTAGGagtgtaccatcattattaagtttttttatatttattttgcgagattttatatcagtcaaaGCAGTCATAATAGACCAAGGCCTGTTTGCGCtactgtcccgaatgaagtatcgatgcttttaaaataaaatttcgatgatccgtccgtacggatgttaaaaacaATCGATTTTAGGCGCGTACCATCATTATTAAGTTTTTTTATATTTAGTCTGCGAGAATTATATCAGTCAAAGCAGTCTGAATAGACCAAACCCTGTTTGCGCTACTATCGATTTTAGGGGTATACCATCATTATCATAATATAACAGTCAAAATAGAGTAACCTCCACAGTGCACTATTTTTTAAATCTGTTATTGATTTTGATTTTAATTATgatattaattttgatttatgaAAATATCCATAAATATGACAactttttttttttctttcatgttttctttttaaacaaaaataatatgtttaaaaaaacttatactttttaaaattgtaagaataaatctaaattcaTATATttagatgaaaaatggaagatATTCATTTTATTTACATGTAAGTAGCGatttctaaaaatattaaaaataaattaataaataacatttttatgagctttgattttttttttctgaatcaAGCAAAAACAATACATACTCGGCCTTTGAACAGAAAAATCAAAATCTAACAAAAAGACCTAATCTAACGATTCTAATATGTGCCAGCTCATCGATCCGTGTGAAACAAACACATCTTGTGGTATATACAGATTCACAAATCaatctatctctctctctcttttcccCCAATTCTCAAACCCTAAATTCCCAAAGCAGCAAAGAAGTCCGCCGAGAAGAAGATAGTAGCCGAGAAAACTCAGGCGGAGAAGACCAAGGACAAAACCTGGAGTTTCGAGGAGCTATACGCAAAGGCGAGTTCGAGTTCCTGGACCTTTGGTGGTGGCATCAGCGAATTCTAGTAGCTCAAATGGAAAACCTGGAGACCGAAACGCTACGGTGTTGATGGAGAGTACTTTAAAGGAAATGAGAGATGCTGCTCCGATGAGCAATGCGGACTCTAAGACTACAGGTCTAAGCATTCTGAGACGGAGCAGCGGAGACGAAGCAAGATTAACGAGAGGCAAGGTTCTTTTTGAGGTGTCATTTTGTTATTTTTTTCGTATTGATGATAGTGTTTTTGTGGTAATTTAAATTGTGGTTTAATTCCAGGATTCTAAAGAGGTTTAGGTAATTATAATCTCACCTTTGGTGTTCTACATGTTTCTTACTTTACTTTTCTACAATCTTCCCCCATCCAACTACTAGAGGAACGTCAATTGATTATACCTTTCACCTTACTCTGGAATTCAATTCTTGGTTTGATCACCGTTAATATACTTGGTTTCGCAAACATGACACTTTGACCTGACTTTAGGTATACGTGTATAGTATACATTCACCTTATGTACCATCCTATAGCTTCTGCAGGCCTTCATCAAAATCAAGTGAAAAATTAGAACTTGATCACATCTGGTtctatatataattttaattagcCAACATCAAGAATCAAGATTAAATATGGGTAATTGTTGGGTttcttctgcttcttcttctGTCAATCAGACTCCATATTCCACAGGCCCCATCAGCTCAGGTACCACACAGTTATTCTCTCTGACTTTCTTTTGGCAAATCCATACATGTCTGATGATTCTTATAACAATCTCATAATTATGTAACTCTTGTTTAGTTGTAAAGTCTCTGTCTTTTTTACTTTGGTGTTGATCTTGATCATATTTGGAAGTGTTATAACAATTTAAGATTCTGAATTACAACATGTTAATATGTAATCAACTTTGTTCATTAGATTCTAGTTGATGATGATTAGATTCCATGGATTTTTCTTGATTTGctgtaaattttatattttagGAGGTATATCACAGACAATCAGCAACACAACATCTTCGGGAGGCATCAATGTTTCTGGGAATAGCTAGTTCTCGGCATCAAGCGGAGGGTCAGAGGTGTGTCCTAGTGGTCAGATATTGCCAACTCCTAATTTGAAGGTGTTCACTTAGGCAGAACTAAAGATTGCAAGTTAAATCACTTCTTCCACTTCTGCAACAGTATCAACGAGAGCGTCGAGATCCGTATGATTACATTCTTGTTTTTGTTACTACattatactccctctgtcccatctTAACTGATGTTTGACTCTCCGATACACATATTAAGGTGATAAAAagtgaaaattaattaaaatgaGGGGGAGGGAGTATCTAGTACTGATCTTGTCCAGCCCACTAATAGTCATAATATGCAATTTCCTGTTAGATCTTTCTCGTTGCCAGAATTTAGGGACGAGGTTCAAGAAGTTGTCAGGCCAATCCTCAATGCTTACTATAAAGTAAGTCTTACGTTCTTATTAGAAGTTGGGTAGATATTCACATTTTGTCGATTTGTAATCTTGGGTGCACTTATATAATATTTGTTCccttacaaaataaataaatgtaatatTTGTTTTTATATATAAAGTGGATAAGGACTGCATTTCTAACATTAATTAGCAACTTTTGCCCttaattttattcatatattATTATATCTGTAAAAGCACATGTCTGGACATGTGTATATCATACCTATAGTGAACTTTACTTTACAGGGAGATGTCAAATTTCTGAAGAAGTATTGTATCCCTGAAGTAATTGAACGGTGTAGTGCAGAACACAAGGTTTATGCAAGCCAAAATATTGTAGTTGATAAAAAGGTAAAATAGATCAAATCCAGATGGATTCTCTTGCTTTGGATAGTGTTTTCTTTTCATGTGGTCTGATTTACTTGGTAATTCTTAAGCAGTTTTTTTTTAAATGGTCAAATCTTTTGGGTTTTTATTTCCGCATTATTTACATGTCTTTATTCTGAGTTGCGTAATCATTTCTTATCTTAGCTGAATACATATGTGAAATTTCTGTGATGTAATACTTCTATGAATAAAGCATGAGTATTGTTTTCACACCTTTCTCATCCAAATCTTGTTAAACTGGTGGGACAATCTCATTGTCTTCTATACTGCAAGAAAGGCGGTAGTAAGTCGGCCTTTGTGTCTTTAACCAGAGTCTGACAATCTCATTGTCTTCTATACTGAGCAGGAGGATGCTCTGTGCTGCCACTTCCATGGGAAATACGCTTAAAGATTCTGATTGGAGCTGCTAGAGGTTTGGCATTCTTACACGCAGCAAAAAAAAAAGATAATATATAGAGACTTCAAAGCCTCGAATATTTTACTGGATGGGGTAAGTATAACTAGTACAGTAGGTTGGTTTGTCCGTGCCAACAAGGGCATAGCCAGTAAAACCAATTACTCGGGTCAAAAAGTCAGAAAATAAATTCAagtatatttaaataattaatatatagaTATAATTGCAAGACAAATtgtaatattaataatatataactaagTACATCAGTTCCATAATTATATTACAAGCAACAGAATGACAAGTTCAAATTAGGGAGAGTGACTACATAATAACATCCATAATATTTCATTTATCTTGCGAATACAGAATTAGCTAAGCAAGTTACTTTATTAGCATAAACAGATCAATTTGTCTGGGAATCCTGATTACTTTAGATTGTGACTTTTTGCCATATTTGAATATTAGAATCCTGATTAGTTTTTTTACAGTCATTCACCTTAACTGTTTTTTTCCGATAGTTCCTATAGTTTGCGTATTATTGTTTTATGTCATACAACATAGCTAATCAAGTCAGTAACTAATGTCAGTAATCAATTTCAGCATTGTAAGCAGGAATTCCAGTGTGCTCAATTGAAAAAAATATCAGAACCAATTGAACATGCTTTAAAGAGACAACAGCGTGGATTGGATCCTGATTCTGATAATCTATCAATTATCATTGAGTCGCTTAGTTTGACAGCTGACCTGAAAGAGAGTATTGCATTAGAAAAGGAAAGGATGAGAGCTGTGACTAATAAAAGCCAAGGGGATATAGATCTTACTAACCAGCTGGTTCGTGGCAGAGCAGTAACAAGATTCTACAGAAATGGGTAAAATGAACGTCAAATTTGTTAGCACAGCTGAAGAATCTGAAATATATGCTCTCTCTTTTCCGTGTTGCTTAAGTAGCTGCCAGATTAATTAGTTAAGTTAATTGTGATTCCTGTATAATAGACTTGTAATCTTTGTAGATTAGTAGATTAGTTCATCAGGTGATATTAATTAGTTCATCAGGTGATATTGTATTGTGTTTCTATTGACTTTGATTGAAAAAAAAGTT
This window contains:
- the LOC141671921 gene encoding mitochondrial import inner membrane translocase subunit TIM44-2-like; amino-acid sequence: MQFPVRSFSLPEFRDEVQEVVRPILNAYYKGDVKFLKKYCIPEVIERCSAEHKVYASQNIVVDKKEDALCCHFHGKYA